The Geotrypetes seraphini chromosome 8, aGeoSer1.1, whole genome shotgun sequence genome includes a region encoding these proteins:
- the HSCB gene encoding iron-sulfur cluster co-chaperone protein HscB isoform X2, whose product MLFGRLKALCLSAAWSRGRPSRAAGSARRCARACSADARGRLSCWSCQRALLPAHVFCPSCGALQPPDAARDHFETMDCDRSFNVDIHKLHQKFRDLQRSFHPDYYSQKSQKERDLSEKRSSLVNKAYKTLLTPLSRGLYMLKLNGIELEEGTGSVLGTQFLTEIMEMNEKLAETHTEVEIRDIGEFVEAKLKELTEDVSKAFVKE is encoded by the exons ATGCTCTTCGGACGCCTGAAGGCCCTCTGCCTGAGCGCGGCCTGGTCGCGAGGCCGCCCGAGCCGGGCGGCGGGGAGCGCGAGGCGATGCGCGCGAGCCTGCAGCGCCGACGCCCGCGGGCGCCTGAGCTGCTGGAGCTGCCAGCGCGCGCTGCTCCCCGCCCACGTCTTCTGCCCGTCCTGCGGCGCCCTGCAGCCCCCCGACGCCGCCCGAGATCACTTTGAGACGATGGACTG tgacagGTCCTTTAATGTTGATATCCATAAACTGCATCAAAAATTTAGAGATCTTCAGCGTTCATTCCATCCAGATTACTACAGCCAGAAGTCACAG AAAGAACGAGACTTATCAGAAAAACGGTCATCCCTGGTCAACAAAGCCTACAAGACGCTTTTGACTCCCTTAAGCAGAGGACTATATATG TTGAAGCTGAATGGCATTGAGTTAGAAGAAGGGACAGGTAGCGTCCTGGGAACACAGTTCCTTACAGAAATCATGGAAATGAATGAAAAACTGGCAGAAACTCATACTGAAGTTGAAATTCGAGACATTGGAGAGTTTGTTGAAG CTAAACTTAAAGAACTGACTGAGGATGTCAGCAAAGCTTTCGTGAAAG AGTGA